In Spirochaeta lutea, a genomic segment contains:
- a CDS encoding superoxide dismutase — protein MAFQTPDLPYAYNALEPHIDEATMRVHHDKHHTGYTSKLNAAVDGTEYASWSIEELLTKLSSLPKDIQTAVQNNGGGHYNHDLFWKVMSPSGGGTPSGELAKGIEAAFGSFESFKDAFAKAAATRFGSGWAWLVVSKSGLEVISTPNQDSPLSQGKVPVLGLDVWEHAYYLKYQNRRPEYIDNWFNVVNWAEVADRYAKAL, from the coding sequence ATGGCTTTTCAAACACCTGATTTACCCTATGCATACAATGCATTGGAACCCCACATCGATGAAGCAACGATGCGGGTACATCACGATAAACACCATACCGGCTACACCAGCAAGCTGAATGCTGCTGTTGACGGAACCGAGTATGCTTCCTGGTCCATTGAAGAACTCTTGACCAAGCTTTCCAGCCTGCCGAAGGATATTCAGACCGCGGTTCAAAATAACGGGGGCGGGCATTACAATCATGACCTGTTCTGGAAGGTGATGTCTCCCTCAGGCGGCGGTACTCCCTCGGGTGAGCTGGCCAAGGGGATTGAAGCAGCCTTCGGCAGTTTTGAATCCTTCAAGGATGCCTTTGCGAAGGCTGCGGCGACCCGCTTCGGTTCCGGCTGGGCCTGGCTGGTAGTTTCGAAATCCGGGCTGGAGGTCATTTCTACCCCCAACCAGGATTCACCCCTAAGCCAGGGGAAGGTGCCTGTTCTCGGACTGGACGTATGGGAGCATGCCTACTACCTGAAATATCAGAACCGGCGCCCGGAATACATTGACAACTGGTTTAATGTGGTCAATTGGGCCGAGGTGGCTGATCGGTATGCGAAGGCTCTCTAG
- a CDS encoding NAD(P)/FAD-dependent oxidoreductase, whose amino-acid sequence MIKKLIIVGSGIAGLTVFEELVTNGYAHSLTLISGEDRLPYKRTKVSKHLSLGFGKDDFAILNQDLARRPGVQIIAGNPVRSINREEQRVSLMDGQTLDYDLLILATGVTPRSIGPDAGFPVYTARQAEELAEKMVRANTGLVIGGGILGIEVAEQLVVKGIETTLLSRDPVIMRRELHPRMAAVLQDLLTQNGVGFSQGQVDSLTLDGEGRYWIQGVNARRQEIQIGGFDLAVEAVGSVPNVGLAREAGLAVNKGIVVDSLLRTQDQRIWAVGDCAETVDGYRSHLWHAAESQGRYAARRILDIQAHGGSSEGSENQRFIPGLFRTKCEVFDSYVFSIGLVHREDGTQGIWHNLTAREVRGGRLTDRFWYLVFDSQDRIVGINMIGPKDVRDKERSKALQQAVRQGLSRLEMDELRKDLSF is encoded by the coding sequence ATGATAAAAAAACTAATAATTGTTGGTTCAGGTATCGCTGGACTGACGGTTTTCGAAGAACTGGTAACCAACGGCTACGCGCATTCTCTAACCCTGATTTCCGGGGAAGACCGGTTGCCCTATAAGAGGACGAAGGTCTCTAAGCATCTGAGTTTGGGTTTCGGGAAGGATGATTTTGCAATCCTCAACCAGGATCTGGCTAGGAGACCGGGGGTTCAGATTATTGCCGGAAACCCGGTTCGCAGCATTAACCGGGAGGAACAGCGGGTGTCCCTGATGGACGGTCAGACCCTGGACTACGATCTATTGATTTTGGCTACGGGTGTTACCCCCCGGTCCATTGGTCCCGATGCGGGGTTTCCGGTGTACACCGCCCGCCAGGCCGAGGAATTGGCGGAGAAAATGGTACGGGCGAACACTGGCCTGGTTATCGGGGGCGGCATTCTCGGGATTGAGGTGGCGGAGCAGCTGGTCGTCAAGGGTATCGAAACCACTCTGCTTTCCCGGGATCCGGTAATTATGCGGAGGGAGCTGCATCCCCGGATGGCGGCGGTGCTCCAGGACCTGCTCACTCAGAACGGCGTAGGGTTTTCCCAGGGGCAGGTGGATTCTCTCACCCTCGATGGAGAGGGACGCTACTGGATACAGGGGGTAAATGCCCGGAGGCAGGAGATCCAGATCGGAGGCTTTGATCTTGCCGTTGAGGCGGTGGGGAGCGTACCCAATGTTGGCTTAGCCCGGGAGGCGGGGCTGGCGGTGAATAAGGGCATCGTGGTGGATTCCCTGTTGCGTACCCAGGATCAGCGAATATGGGCGGTGGGGGACTGTGCAGAAACGGTTGACGGGTACCGCTCCCATCTATGGCATGCTGCTGAGTCTCAGGGACGGTATGCCGCCCGGCGCATTTTAGACATACAGGCCCATGGGGGATCTTCGGAGGGTTCGGAGAACCAGCGGTTCATCCCTGGGCTGTTTAGAACCAAGTGTGAGGTTTTCGACAGCTACGTGTTCAGTATCGGCCTGGTGCACCGTGAGGATGGGACCCAGGGGATTTGGCATAATCTTACCGCCCGGGAGGTACGGGGGGGGAGACTCACCGATAGATTTTGGTATCTCGTGTTTGATTCCCAGGATCGGATTGTGGGTATCAATATGATCGGCCCGAAGGATGTCCGGGATAAGGAGCGATCCAAAGCCCTGCAGCAGGCGGTACGCCAGGGATTGAGCCGTCTCGAGATGGATGAGTTGCGGAAAGACCTTTCTTTCTAG
- a CDS encoding dihydroorotate dehydrogenase-like protein: MPDTKTTYLGIQLKNPVIISSSGLTGSLEGVKKAADAGAGGVVLKSLFEEQISADLDSENQGADLYNHPEAADYLGQMGMQLGPRDYLSLISQAKAQTDMPVLASVNCVGQKWWTEYAKQLNESGADGLELNIGLLPRNEDETSQNIEDYIVHTIDVIARNLSIPFSVKLGPYFTALPNLARRIRERGAKGLVLFNRFYQFDIDTETESAKAGILYSSPSEYASVLRWISILSGRCGMDLCATTGISDSQGIIKMLLAGASAVQVASVVYKEGFPVIATMVEGLEAWMKAKGYASILDFRASVSQEQSQTPEVFERLQYIKALTGYS, translated from the coding sequence ATGCCAGACACAAAAACCACGTACCTCGGGATTCAGCTTAAAAATCCCGTTATTATATCGAGCTCAGGACTCACCGGTTCCCTGGAGGGGGTCAAAAAGGCCGCCGACGCCGGGGCCGGGGGGGTGGTTCTCAAGAGCCTGTTCGAAGAACAGATCAGCGCGGATCTTGACTCCGAAAACCAGGGAGCCGATCTCTACAATCATCCGGAAGCAGCCGACTACCTCGGCCAGATGGGGATGCAGCTCGGTCCCCGGGATTATCTCTCCCTTATCAGCCAGGCAAAGGCACAGACGGATATGCCCGTCCTCGCCAGTGTCAACTGTGTTGGACAAAAGTGGTGGACCGAATACGCAAAACAGCTAAATGAGTCCGGGGCGGACGGACTTGAGCTGAACATCGGCCTGCTGCCCAGGAACGAGGACGAGACCAGTCAAAACATTGAAGACTACATCGTCCATACCATCGATGTTATTGCCCGAAACCTCTCTATTCCCTTCTCCGTTAAGCTGGGCCCCTACTTCACTGCCCTGCCGAACCTTGCCCGGCGCATCCGGGAGCGGGGGGCGAAGGGACTGGTACTCTTTAACCGGTTCTACCAGTTTGACATCGATACGGAAACCGAGTCTGCCAAGGCTGGAATCCTCTACAGTAGCCCCTCGGAATATGCCAGCGTACTTCGCTGGATCAGTATCCTGTCAGGGCGCTGTGGAATGGATCTTTGTGCTACCACGGGGATCTCGGATTCCCAGGGGATCATTAAAATGCTCCTCGCCGGGGCCTCTGCTGTTCAGGTCGCCTCGGTGGTGTACAAGGAGGGATTCCCCGTTATCGCAACTATGGTAGAGGGACTTGAGGCTTGGATGAAGGCGAAGGGCTATGCATCCATCCTGGACTTTCGGGCCTCGGTATCCCAGGAGCAGAGTCAGACCCCCGAGGTCTTCGAGCGCCTTCAGTACATCAAGGCCCTAACGGGGTACAGCTAG
- a CDS encoding Rid family detoxifying hydrolase, giving the protein MAQQSSPFKTALGANALGPYSPGLVLGGKTLFLSGQISQDPETGEVLLYGHDLAEQCRQIMSNIGRLLDSAGFGFQDIVKTTIFLTDLSEFQRVNQVYGGDLFEPYPARSTIQVAALPKGVDVEIEVIALKPGV; this is encoded by the coding sequence ATGGCTCAGCAATCATCCCCCTTTAAAACAGCCCTAGGCGCCAATGCCCTGGGGCCCTACAGTCCCGGGCTTGTCCTGGGAGGGAAAACCCTCTTTCTGTCCGGTCAGATCTCTCAGGATCCGGAAACCGGGGAGGTGCTGTTGTACGGGCACGACCTTGCCGAGCAATGCCGGCAGATCATGTCGAATATCGGCAGACTGCTTGATTCTGCCGGCTTCGGCTTTCAGGATATTGTTAAAACCACCATATTCCTGACCGACCTATCCGAGTTTCAACGGGTCAACCAGGTCTACGGCGGGGATCTGTTCGAGCCATATCCGGCCAGATCCACCATCCAGGTAGCTGCCCTTCCCAAGGGGGTAGACGTAGAGATTGAGGTCATAGCCCTTAAACCTGGCGTCTAA